A single genomic interval of Oxyura jamaicensis isolate SHBP4307 breed ruddy duck chromosome 26, BPBGC_Ojam_1.0, whole genome shotgun sequence harbors:
- the C26H6orf132 gene encoding uncharacterized protein C6orf132 homolog isoform X2: MKKHHSVQGTFSRLFGKKHGAAAATSLFATNPPWIFTQEVTSDSAGGTGDVIEVYYGDNRFGTMTDSGTATLKPRPRVRPLLTFLPLNAQESHGVAVPTPSVPEDFEEKAALGPGSQINGNYRMYSSVGDLRPQALDGDELDEDIPPPPSVPPPPPPTARAPTPPPPASPALQPPEMRLPSPPLPPPETVPPPPAMAPPPPPASTLSSPGTLAPPDFIPPAPPLSKAPVPFTNGISKWKSETVLNTRQADTEGPLHTTEAQVPADPSPKESLQPPKQCPEPHLTFPRSFKVPPPAPARSSSIPVQENQPAHKEPFARQPHARPPLPPCFTIRPAAKAHVGEAKERNPPLRQPITKLAVTAPPPLSPKPGPGIISRSPLPSSESEKSPQPKNTIKDSPPKPEVLTANDLELPPPDYPTSEDSWKDAGNLSRLQHELSALLRSPRREERQTEVPAAPRPADSSTNHAGNHVPGPNGPQLTGPPRKASPLPTGGENERKEGPSSPPSAVGSPPSEAQPAPESNPAVQTRSVMKIRNELEAVFSLKKERNPALGLAGQKQGPEDGGSTPRLRPSPPDLGDSVLPKPAPSLLPAPVVAAAAAEETTRQEEHPVPVTPAANKATESSTTAPPSPDSSVSAPGPPQKPEEEPPAPAAPSPPISPAPQPGAAIFQYKVHRAGAGSAEPACPQNSSSSPPRASGPGEEELLIHPVTGERVERGSPMALLLAARQRAQRGRPGSEAGGPPRAKPPPKLGSAASDTTSSTSFYRHESRPYSFTVVPRPLSGTGQSKPPSFSSSSEQGRVAGEGQPPGHQRATASSLLRGLLESGQPKRPEHPRSAMPREEEEEKNGEMTLDYAIIPPPPEFSNEADETDRIPQSREGNRKCPSFPDCSRGSEAPRYFRWPGYGRGYNYGNRQEPLEQSRRNSELTPHYPDYSGSAGYFSRGPNSRPLIKKRLYVSEPEHSYPRAAARGAGVLSSYGPGAYSSSAGEGARRLGSAHRNGPTSTQGRRTSIDSAGKAGPYSSADAKYKAQNGDFSAAGRPAHGSSQYSGPTNTFTVRPGTRQPISYAYQSGHR, encoded by the exons ATGAAGAAGCACCACTCCGTGCAGGGCACCTTCAGCCGCCTCTTCGGCAAGAAGcacggcgccgccgccgccacctcGCTCTTCGCCACCAACCCGCCCTGGATCTTCACCCAGGAGGTCACCTCGGACAGCGCGGGCGGCACCG gTGACGTGATCGAAGTGTATTATGGCGATAATCGCTTTGGGACGATGACCGACTCTGGAACAGCAACACTCAAGCCTCGTCCGAGAGTCCGGCCGCTGCTGACTTTCTTACCCCTG AATGCCCAGGAATCCCATGGGGTGGCTGTGCCAACACCATCAGTGCCAGAAGACTTTGAAGAGAAAGCAGCTCTTG GCCCTGGCTCCCAGATCAATGGGAACTACCGAATGTACAGCTCAGTGGGGGACCTGCGCCCGCAGGCTCTTGATGGGGATGAACTGGATGAAGACATCCCTCCACCACCATCAGTaccccccccacctcctccaACAGCACGGGCCCCCACGCCACCGCCTCCAGCCTCACCAGCCCTACAGCCGCCTGAAATGCGGCTGCCTTCgccaccactgccaccacctGAGACAGTGCCGCCACCTCCTGCCATGGCACCTccaccacccccagcctccACCTTGTCCTCCCCTGGCACGCTGGCCCCTCCAGACTTCATCCCGCCAGCCCCACCGCTCTCCAAGGCCCCCGTGCCCTTCACCAACGGCATCTCCAAGTGGAAGTCTGAGACTGTGCTGAACACGAGGCAGGCGGACACCGAGGGACCACTCCACACCACTGAGGCCCAGGTGCCGGCTGACCCCAGCCCGAAGGagagcctgcagccccccaagCAGTGCCCCGAGCCCCATCTCACCTTCCCCAGGTCCTTCAAGGTgccccctccagccccggccCGGTCCTCCTCCATCCCCGTGCAGGAGAACCAGCCCGCCCATAAAGAGCCCTTCGCCAGGCAGCCCCATGCCCggcctcccctcccaccctgcTTCACCATAAGACCTGCGGCCAAGGCTCACGTGGGAGAAGCCAAGGAAAGAAATCCCCCGCTGAGACAGCCCATCACCAAGCTGGCCGTGACAGCCCCTCCACCACTGAGCCCCAAGCCAGGTCCAGGGATCATCAGTCGGTCCCCGCTGCCCAGCTCAGAGTCAGAGAAGAGTCCCCAGCCAAAAAACACCATCAAAGATTCTCCTCCAAAACCCGAAGTTCTCACTGCAAATGACCTGGAGCTGCCTCCTCCAGATTACCCAACCTCTGAGGACAGCTGGAAGGATGCCGGCAAcctgagcaggctgcagcacgaGCTCTCGGCCCTGCTGCGCTCCcccaggagggaggagaggcagacagaggtgccagcagctccccggccCGCAGACAGCAGCACCAACCATGCTGGCAACCATGTGCCTGGCCCCAACGGGCCCCAGCTCACTGGGCCTCCCAGGAAGGCCTCACCATTACCCACAGGAGGGGAGaatgagaggaaggaagggcCCAGCAGTCCCCCCAGTGCCGTGGGCAGCCC CCCCAGTGAGGCACAACCAGCTCCTGAGAGCAACCCAGCCGTGCAGACCCGCAGCGTGATGAAAATCAGGAATGAGCTGGAAGCAGtgttttccctgaagaaagaaagaaaccctgCCCTGGGGCTTGCTGGCCAGAAGCAGGGCCCTGAGGATGGCGGCAGCACCCCACGTTTGCGGCCGAGCCCCCCTGACCTGGGTGACTCAGTGCTGCCAAAACCAGCCCCaagcctgctcccagccccggtggtggctgctgctgctgcagaggagacGACAAGGCAGGAGGAACATCCTGTTCCTGTCACCCCTGCTGCTAACAAGGCCACAGAGAGCTCGACCACTGCTCCCCCATCCCCTGACAGCAGTGTGAGTGCCCCAGGCCCACCTCAGAAGCCAGAggaggagcccccagctcctgctgctccatcGCCCCCCATTTCCCCAGCACCACAGCCTGGCGCTGCCATCTTCCAGTACAAAGTGcaccgggctggggctggctcagCCGAGCCTGCCTGCCCCCAAAACTCATCCAGCAGCCCCCCAAGAGCCTCGGGCCcaggggaggaggagctgctgatCCACCCCGTGACGGGTGAGCGGGTGGAGCGGGGCTCCCCCATGGCGCTGCTGCTGGCGGCCCGGCAGCGTGCAcagcggggccggccgggcaGCGAGGCGGGGGGCCCACCACGGGCAAAGCCACCCCCCAAACTTGGCAGTGCCGCGTCGGacaccacctcctccaccagCTTCTACCGCCATGAGTCCAGGCCCTACTCCTTCACTGTGGTGCCCCGGCCTCTGTCAGGGACAGGACAGAGCAAGCCGccctccttctccagctcctcgGAGCAGGGACGGGTGGCGGGCGAGGGGCAGCCCCCTGGGCACCAGCGAGCCACTGCCTCCAGCCTGCTGCGGGGCCTCCTGGAGTCGGGTCAGCCGAAACGCCCCGAGCACCCCCGCTCTGCCATgcccagggaggaggaggaggagaagaacgGGGAGATGACGCTGGACTATGCGATCATCCCGCCACCCCCCGAGTTCAGCAACGAGGCGGATGAGACTGACAGGATTCCCCAGAGCCGGGAGGGGAACCGCAAGTGCCCCAGCTTCCCTGACTGCAGCCGGGGCTCAGAGGCACCACGGTACTTCAGGTGGCCCGGCTACGGCCGTGGCTACAACTACGGGAACAGACAGGAGCCCTTGGAGCAGAGCAGGCGGAACAGCGAGCTGACACCCCACTATCCAGATTACAGTGGTTCTGCTGGTTACTTCAGCCGTGGTCCAAACAGCCGCCCGCTCATCAAAAAGCGGCTCTACGTCTCGGAGCCTGAACATTCCTACCCGAGAGCAGCTGCCCGGGGTGCGGGCGTGCTCTCATCTTATGGCCCTGGGGCATACAGCTCCtcggctggggagggggctcgcCGCCTGGGCTCTGCCCACCGGAATGGCCCTACCAGCACACAGGGCAGGCGGACATCCATCGATTCGGCTGGGAAAGCCGGGCCATACAGCAGTGCTGACGCGAAGTACAAGGCGCAGAATGGGGATTTCTCAGCAGCCGGCAG ACCAGCCCACGGCAGCTCACAGTACAGCGGACCCACCAACACCTTCACGGTCAGACCCGGGACACGGCAGCCTATCTCTTACGCCTACCAGAGTGGTCACCGATAG
- the C26H6orf132 gene encoding uncharacterized protein C6orf132 homolog isoform X1 translates to MKKHHSVQGTFSRLFGKKHGAAAATSLFATNPPWIFTQEVTSDSAGGTGDVIEVYYGDNRFGTMTDSGTATLKPRPRVRPLLTFLPLNAQESHGVAVPTPSVPEDFEEKAALGPGSQINGNYRMYSSVGDLRPQALDGDELDEDIPPPPSVPPPPPPTARAPTPPPPASPALQPPEMRLPSPPLPPPETVPPPPAMAPPPPPASTLSSPGTLAPPDFIPPAPPLSKAPVPFTNGISKWKSETVLNTRQADTEGPLHTTEAQVPADPSPKESLQPPKQCPEPHLTFPRSFKVPPPAPARSSSIPVQENQPAHKEPFARQPHARPPLPPCFTIRPAAKAHVGEAKERNPPLRQPITKLAVTAPPPLSPKPGPGIISRSPLPSSESEKSPQPKNTIKDSPPKPEVLTANDLELPPPDYPTSEDSWKDAGNLSRLQHELSALLRSPRREERQTEVPAAPRPADSSTNHAGNHVPGPNGPQLTGPPRKASPLPTGGENERKEGPSSPPSAVGSPPSAMSSPPGAVGSLPSEAQPAPESNPAVQTRSVMKIRNELEAVFSLKKERNPALGLAGQKQGPEDGGSTPRLRPSPPDLGDSVLPKPAPSLLPAPVVAAAAAEETTRQEEHPVPVTPAANKATESSTTAPPSPDSSVSAPGPPQKPEEEPPAPAAPSPPISPAPQPGAAIFQYKVHRAGAGSAEPACPQNSSSSPPRASGPGEEELLIHPVTGERVERGSPMALLLAARQRAQRGRPGSEAGGPPRAKPPPKLGSAASDTTSSTSFYRHESRPYSFTVVPRPLSGTGQSKPPSFSSSSEQGRVAGEGQPPGHQRATASSLLRGLLESGQPKRPEHPRSAMPREEEEEKNGEMTLDYAIIPPPPEFSNEADETDRIPQSREGNRKCPSFPDCSRGSEAPRYFRWPGYGRGYNYGNRQEPLEQSRRNSELTPHYPDYSGSAGYFSRGPNSRPLIKKRLYVSEPEHSYPRAAARGAGVLSSYGPGAYSSSAGEGARRLGSAHRNGPTSTQGRRTSIDSAGKAGPYSSADAKYKAQNGDFSAAGRPAHGSSQYSGPTNTFTVRPGTRQPISYAYQSGHR, encoded by the exons ATGAAGAAGCACCACTCCGTGCAGGGCACCTTCAGCCGCCTCTTCGGCAAGAAGcacggcgccgccgccgccacctcGCTCTTCGCCACCAACCCGCCCTGGATCTTCACCCAGGAGGTCACCTCGGACAGCGCGGGCGGCACCG gTGACGTGATCGAAGTGTATTATGGCGATAATCGCTTTGGGACGATGACCGACTCTGGAACAGCAACACTCAAGCCTCGTCCGAGAGTCCGGCCGCTGCTGACTTTCTTACCCCTG AATGCCCAGGAATCCCATGGGGTGGCTGTGCCAACACCATCAGTGCCAGAAGACTTTGAAGAGAAAGCAGCTCTTG GCCCTGGCTCCCAGATCAATGGGAACTACCGAATGTACAGCTCAGTGGGGGACCTGCGCCCGCAGGCTCTTGATGGGGATGAACTGGATGAAGACATCCCTCCACCACCATCAGTaccccccccacctcctccaACAGCACGGGCCCCCACGCCACCGCCTCCAGCCTCACCAGCCCTACAGCCGCCTGAAATGCGGCTGCCTTCgccaccactgccaccacctGAGACAGTGCCGCCACCTCCTGCCATGGCACCTccaccacccccagcctccACCTTGTCCTCCCCTGGCACGCTGGCCCCTCCAGACTTCATCCCGCCAGCCCCACCGCTCTCCAAGGCCCCCGTGCCCTTCACCAACGGCATCTCCAAGTGGAAGTCTGAGACTGTGCTGAACACGAGGCAGGCGGACACCGAGGGACCACTCCACACCACTGAGGCCCAGGTGCCGGCTGACCCCAGCCCGAAGGagagcctgcagccccccaagCAGTGCCCCGAGCCCCATCTCACCTTCCCCAGGTCCTTCAAGGTgccccctccagccccggccCGGTCCTCCTCCATCCCCGTGCAGGAGAACCAGCCCGCCCATAAAGAGCCCTTCGCCAGGCAGCCCCATGCCCggcctcccctcccaccctgcTTCACCATAAGACCTGCGGCCAAGGCTCACGTGGGAGAAGCCAAGGAAAGAAATCCCCCGCTGAGACAGCCCATCACCAAGCTGGCCGTGACAGCCCCTCCACCACTGAGCCCCAAGCCAGGTCCAGGGATCATCAGTCGGTCCCCGCTGCCCAGCTCAGAGTCAGAGAAGAGTCCCCAGCCAAAAAACACCATCAAAGATTCTCCTCCAAAACCCGAAGTTCTCACTGCAAATGACCTGGAGCTGCCTCCTCCAGATTACCCAACCTCTGAGGACAGCTGGAAGGATGCCGGCAAcctgagcaggctgcagcacgaGCTCTCGGCCCTGCTGCGCTCCcccaggagggaggagaggcagacagaggtgccagcagctccccggccCGCAGACAGCAGCACCAACCATGCTGGCAACCATGTGCCTGGCCCCAACGGGCCCCAGCTCACTGGGCCTCCCAGGAAGGCCTCACCATTACCCACAGGAGGGGAGaatgagaggaaggaagggcCCAGCAGTCCCCCCAGTGCCGTGGGCAGCCCCCCCAGTGCCATGAGCAGCCCCCCTGGTGCCGTGGGCAGCCTCCCCAGTGAGGCACAACCAGCTCCTGAGAGCAACCCAGCCGTGCAGACCCGCAGCGTGATGAAAATCAGGAATGAGCTGGAAGCAGtgttttccctgaagaaagaaagaaaccctgCCCTGGGGCTTGCTGGCCAGAAGCAGGGCCCTGAGGATGGCGGCAGCACCCCACGTTTGCGGCCGAGCCCCCCTGACCTGGGTGACTCAGTGCTGCCAAAACCAGCCCCaagcctgctcccagccccggtggtggctgctgctgctgcagaggagacGACAAGGCAGGAGGAACATCCTGTTCCTGTCACCCCTGCTGCTAACAAGGCCACAGAGAGCTCGACCACTGCTCCCCCATCCCCTGACAGCAGTGTGAGTGCCCCAGGCCCACCTCAGAAGCCAGAggaggagcccccagctcctgctgctccatcGCCCCCCATTTCCCCAGCACCACAGCCTGGCGCTGCCATCTTCCAGTACAAAGTGcaccgggctggggctggctcagCCGAGCCTGCCTGCCCCCAAAACTCATCCAGCAGCCCCCCAAGAGCCTCGGGCCcaggggaggaggagctgctgatCCACCCCGTGACGGGTGAGCGGGTGGAGCGGGGCTCCCCCATGGCGCTGCTGCTGGCGGCCCGGCAGCGTGCAcagcggggccggccgggcaGCGAGGCGGGGGGCCCACCACGGGCAAAGCCACCCCCCAAACTTGGCAGTGCCGCGTCGGacaccacctcctccaccagCTTCTACCGCCATGAGTCCAGGCCCTACTCCTTCACTGTGGTGCCCCGGCCTCTGTCAGGGACAGGACAGAGCAAGCCGccctccttctccagctcctcgGAGCAGGGACGGGTGGCGGGCGAGGGGCAGCCCCCTGGGCACCAGCGAGCCACTGCCTCCAGCCTGCTGCGGGGCCTCCTGGAGTCGGGTCAGCCGAAACGCCCCGAGCACCCCCGCTCTGCCATgcccagggaggaggaggaggagaagaacgGGGAGATGACGCTGGACTATGCGATCATCCCGCCACCCCCCGAGTTCAGCAACGAGGCGGATGAGACTGACAGGATTCCCCAGAGCCGGGAGGGGAACCGCAAGTGCCCCAGCTTCCCTGACTGCAGCCGGGGCTCAGAGGCACCACGGTACTTCAGGTGGCCCGGCTACGGCCGTGGCTACAACTACGGGAACAGACAGGAGCCCTTGGAGCAGAGCAGGCGGAACAGCGAGCTGACACCCCACTATCCAGATTACAGTGGTTCTGCTGGTTACTTCAGCCGTGGTCCAAACAGCCGCCCGCTCATCAAAAAGCGGCTCTACGTCTCGGAGCCTGAACATTCCTACCCGAGAGCAGCTGCCCGGGGTGCGGGCGTGCTCTCATCTTATGGCCCTGGGGCATACAGCTCCtcggctggggagggggctcgcCGCCTGGGCTCTGCCCACCGGAATGGCCCTACCAGCACACAGGGCAGGCGGACATCCATCGATTCGGCTGGGAAAGCCGGGCCATACAGCAGTGCTGACGCGAAGTACAAGGCGCAGAATGGGGATTTCTCAGCAGCCGGCAG ACCAGCCCACGGCAGCTCACAGTACAGCGGACCCACCAACACCTTCACGGTCAGACCCGGGACACGGCAGCCTATCTCTTACGCCTACCAGAGTGGTCACCGATAG
- the GUCA1A gene encoding guanylyl cyclase-activating protein 1, with amino-acid sequence MGNMDGKAVEELSTTECHQWYKKFMTECPSGQLTLYEFKQFFGLKNLSPSANNYVEQMFETFDFNKDGYIDFMEYVAALSLVLKGKVDQKLRWYFKLYDVDGNGCIDRGELLNIIKAIRAINRCNDTMTAEEFTNMVFDKIDINGDGELSLEEFMEGVQKDEVLLDILTRSLDLTHIVKLIQNDGKNPHASEEAEEDAQ; translated from the exons ATGGGGAACATGGACGGGAAAGCTGTGGAGGAGCTGAGCACTACCGAGTGCCACCAGTGGTACAAGAAGTTCATGACGGAGTGTCCTTCAGGCCAGCTCACCCTCTACGAGTTCAAACAGTTTTTTGGCTTGAAAAACCTGAGTCCATCAGCGAACAATTACGTTGAGCAAATGTTTGAGACGTTTGACTTTAATAAG GATGGATACATAGATTTTATGGAGTATGTGGCAGCCCTGAGCTTGGTCCTGAAAGGGAAGGTGGATCAGAAGCTGCGATGGTATTTCAAGCTCTATGATGTAGACGGAAATGGCTGCATTGACCGGGGAGAACTGCTGAACATCATCAAA gcCATCCGAGCTATCAACCGGTGCAACGATACAATGACAGCTGAGGAATTCACAAACATGGTGTTTGATAAAATTGATATAAACGGAGATG GTGAGCTCTCGCTGGAGGAGTTCATGGAGGGCGTACAAAAGGACGAAGTGCTGCTCGACATCCTCACCCGCAGCCTGGACCTGACACACATCGTCAAGTTGATCCAGAATGATGGGAAGAACCCGCACGCCtcggaggaggcagaggaggatgCCCAGTAG